The Paenibacillus dendritiformis region ACAGCCGGCATGTGCCCTATGTACCGCCCGGCCGCGATGCGACGGTGAGCTGGGGCGGGCCGGATTTCGCATTTCAAAATCGGTACAATCAACCGGTTCTCATCCGCGCTCATTCCGGCGCGGGCCAAATGACCGTTGCGGTGTATTCTTCCGAATTGATTAATCATAGTCCGCGCGAGGTCCCGGGAATGACCCGGCGCCTGCCAGAGGAGATCTCCCTTGATGTAGAAGCGAAAGCACAGGAATAAATAAAGAAAAGCATGCCCGTCTGAAGGCATGCTTTTCCGGCTTTTCTCGAAAATGGTTGTTTTCTAGCAAACGGTTTTCTATACTTTTAATTAATCGTTGGTATGGCAGTGGTTAGACATATAACGAGAGGAGTCGGTTAACCATGTCATCTCTGCATTATTTCCCAATGACAGAGGACTATGCTTCCATTATTGCGAAGTGGACTTATGATGAGCCTTATTCGCTCTATAGTATGGACGGGGATGAGGACACCATTGCAGAGTTCATGAACGGGGACTATTTTTATGCCTTGGATAACGATAATGTCTTAATCGGGTATATTTGCACAGGGAACTCCGCGCGTGTGCCGGGAGGATATGACATCGGCATCTATCACCATGATACATACATCGATTTTGGCTTAGGCTTGCATCCGGAGTTTACTGGGAAGGGCATGGGGAGCGGGTTTGTAACGAGCAGCCTTGAATTTATTCGAGAACGTTATCAAGTCACCGACATTCAATTGGTTGTGGCCACATTTAATGAACGGGCGATAAAAGTGTACGAGCGTGCCGGGTTTGTGAAAGGACCATTATTCCAAAGTAAAGTCGGAGATCAAGACATTGATTTTATAGTGATGAGGTACTCGATGCAAGCATAACGATGAAAGCGCCCCGATCAAATCAACATGTTCGCGCTGCGGCATGTCTTAGGAGCCTGTGATGAATCAGATATCGATGCCGAAACGACTTGAAAAAGCGATAGAACCATTAAGAATGACGAATACGGGAACTTCCGTATTTATGGATGTCATTGTATTAAGCGGGTCTGAACTAGCGGCCACGAATAGAGAAAAGGAATTTGTGATCTGGCTGGCGCAAAGGGACCAAAATATCGTTGGCCGTGGAACGGTTGGATTTCATATAGAAGAGATGCCGTGGAAAAAAGACGATTTTGATGAGATGAAACATTTCTTATTGCGTACGATACAAGGAGCGATGAACAAGACGAATTGGCATGTATTAGATTATGAACCGAGTGAGGAGTGGTGCAGGCAGACATTGAAGCACTTCTTCAACATGGTCCAATTGTTTGATGAACTACTTGTAGATGCTCAGTATTATACAGATTGGATCACGCTGGATGAAGATGATGACGTGCCAACGATACCTGAAGGATATCCAATGTGTAAAGATCATCCCGTCTATTTATCCTGTCTTGGATGTATCATATGCAATTCACAAGAACGGTGATAGGAACTTTGCAATCTGACATGGGCTCTCCCTCGGTTTTAGACCTTTGGGACAGCCCATTTTTCCATTCATGAACCTATTCCTTCATTCAGTGACAGCTTCATCAGCCTGGAAGAGTTGCTGTCGGACATCCCGATTCCGGCAAAATATTGTATAAGAAACTCCTTAAACGCTAACGCAGCTTTGGATAAATAGCGATGTTCCAGCCAGGCGATATGGAAGCTGCGCTGACATGCCGGCTGATTGATCCGAAGCTTCACGAGCGACAATTCCTGGCTGCTCCTGCATTCCCCCACAAATGCGATGCCAAATCCTGCTCGCACCAGTTCCGCGATGCTGGCGGGATCCTCGACTTCACACACGACTTTCGGTTGAAAGCCGGCCTGTCGACAGAATTCATCATTCATTCGCCGGTAAGGATAGCCCTCCTTATAACCGACAAAAGGCTCTTCAGCCGCTTCGATCAAGTCGATGCTCTGCCGATTGGCCAAAGGATGACCAGGAGGTACCGCCAAATAGACCTCCTCATTCAGTAAAGGCAACTGCCGGATACCCGGATGTTGGATAGGCAGTGCGGTAAGAAAGAAATCAACCTCATTGCTTTCAAGCAACTGCTCCATATCCGCCATCGCAGACTGGACAATTTGGAAATGAACCTCAGGATAGCGGGTCAAGAACATTTTTAAAGGATCCCTCAACTGCTCCATGTTCGATAAGCACAGATGGATACGGCCCTGCTCCATTCCGGACAGATCGGCGATTTCTCTGCGAGCCTCTTCAAGCATTTGCAGTGCTGCCTGCGCTTTATTCTGCAATATCTTACCGAACGGATTGAGCCGAATTTGCCGTCCTTGCCGATCGAACAAAGGCACTCCAACATCTTCTTCCAATCGAGAAATCGTCTTGCTCAAGGCAGGTTGTGCAATATGAAGTTCTTGAGCCGCCTTGGTCATATGTTCCAGCCTTGCGACGGTTAAAAAATATTTCAATTGAAGCATTTCCATATCGGGTTTCCTCCATTGATATACTCTAGTATATGAATACATAATGATAATTGTATTTTTGATTATCTCTGTTTGATTATAAGCTGTATGTAGTGAGTGAACAAATCGCTTAAGAATAGGGAAGGGAGTTCAGAGCAAATCATGAAAGCAGCAGCAATTTCATCTTATGGCCCTCCTGATGTTTTGCAAGTGATGGAATTCGAGGACCCACAGGCGGGGAAAGGCCAGGTCCGAGTCCGAATAAAATCTGCAGGCGTGCAGCCTTTTGATTGTGCCGTTCGAAGCAGTGGCTGGGCTCCTCCGGGCATGACCATTCAACTGCCGCAAATTCTTGGCAATGAATTTGCCGGAGTCGTCGATCAAGTGGGGAATGATGTATCCGATTTCTCCGTTGGCAGTGAAGTGTTAGGCTGGGCGCTTATGGCCTCTTATGCGGAATATGTAGTCGTAAGCCCCGAACAGCTTATACACAAACCTCATGACATGCCTTGGAAAGAGGCAGGTGCGATCACGGCATCCGGTCAAACCGCTCACACAGCGTTGCGTGAATTGGGGGTTTCCCAGGGAGATACGGTGTTGATTCACGCCGCTGCCGGCGGTGTGGGCACTTTCGCAGTGCAGTTGGCGAAGGCATGGGGTGCCACGGTGATTGGCACAGCCAGTGAACGGAATCATGATTATTTGCGATCCATCGGCGCGATTCCGGTAACTTACGGTGATGCCCTGGCGGAGCGGGTGCGGGCACTGGCGCCGAATGGAGTGGATGCAGCCCTGGATGCGGCCGGAGGCGATGCACTGCGCGTCTCCGTCGATCTTGTCGCGCGCAAAGAGCGCATCGGCACGATCGTTGATTTTGAACTGGCCGCTCAACTTGGTGTTCGGGCGATCCGCAGCCAGCGTTCCGCTCACAGGCTGGCCGAGCTGGTCGATCTGTACATGCAGCGCAAGCTGCACATTCACATCTCGCGTTCGTTCTCGCTGCAACAGGCAGCCGATGCTCACCGCGAAGTGGAGTCGGGGCATGTTCGCGGGAAAGTTGTCCTCCTTATGGACTGATTCGCGCACCAATGAACCGTATTCCGGCAGGCTCCTTCGGGAGCCTGTCGTCGCTTGGAGCCGTGGATAGATTTTACAGCATGACGCTTACGATTCCATGTGGAAGAAATTCAAAGAAATGACGCAGGTATCCGAATTACAGGCTGAACAATTTAAAGATGTGTACAAAGGACTCATTGAAGGCCGTAACAAAGACACTGGTCTTTTATTCAGAATGGTTCAGGAGCAAAACCCTGCGTTAAGTCATGAGATTTACAACAATCTCCAACGAGAAATTGCTTCAAGCCGTAACGTTTTCGATAACAACCAGAAAAAAGTCGTGGACATCATCCGGGAATATAATACGCGCATTAATACCGGAACAGGTTTCATTTTGAATGCCTTCTTTGACTTTCAGCCTATTGATGCCAATAAATATATTGTAACTTCAGATAAAACTTCCAATG contains the following coding sequences:
- a CDS encoding GNAT family N-acetyltransferase → MSSLHYFPMTEDYASIIAKWTYDEPYSLYSMDGDEDTIAEFMNGDYFYALDNDNVLIGYICTGNSARVPGGYDIGIYHHDTYIDFGLGLHPEFTGKGMGSGFVTSSLEFIRERYQVTDIQLVVATFNERAIKVYERAGFVKGPLFQSKVGDQDIDFIVMRYSMQA
- a CDS encoding NADP-dependent oxidoreductase, giving the protein MKAAAISSYGPPDVLQVMEFEDPQAGKGQVRVRIKSAGVQPFDCAVRSSGWAPPGMTIQLPQILGNEFAGVVDQVGNDVSDFSVGSEVLGWALMASYAEYVVVSPEQLIHKPHDMPWKEAGAITASGQTAHTALRELGVSQGDTVLIHAAAGGVGTFAVQLAKAWGATVIGTASERNHDYLRSIGAIPVTYGDALAERVRALAPNGVDAALDAAGGDALRVSVDLVARKERIGTIVDFELAAQLGVRAIRSQRSAHRLAELVDLYMQRKLHIHISRSFSLQQAADAHREVESGHVRGKVVLLMD
- a CDS encoding LysR family transcriptional regulator: MEMLQLKYFLTVARLEHMTKAAQELHIAQPALSKTISRLEEDVGVPLFDRQGRQIRLNPFGKILQNKAQAALQMLEEARREIADLSGMEQGRIHLCLSNMEQLRDPLKMFLTRYPEVHFQIVQSAMADMEQLLESNEVDFFLTALPIQHPGIRQLPLLNEEVYLAVPPGHPLANRQSIDLIEAAEEPFVGYKEGYPYRRMNDEFCRQAGFQPKVVCEVEDPASIAELVRAGFGIAFVGECRSSQELSLVKLRINQPACQRSFHIAWLEHRYLSKAALAFKEFLIQYFAGIGMSDSNSSRLMKLSLNEGIGS